The following proteins are co-located in the Streptomyces sp. NBC_00435 genome:
- a CDS encoding ankyrin repeat domain-containing protein — translation MSAPGPVQLKGGFAPADRSTWQRIRRYAVPGWMIERVTAHRLVGDWRSACEAAGVDVTFDLPGLADRYGAAVERAVADDLRHFAPDLLRWHLPRVLGGHSTITPDLRIVLAHYGEDGRVPRAAGAPVLSVTTSPLIGGPQRLRLHCEPLPEAEPHDVWIFRFTVEDWTTARPYWDARHSAGLYEQLGGGPGSGAHRRLPFLRADGTALDAGELPAQDPGAGDPVRRAEWTALLHAREDAAGAFDSAGIEVDLTPPRLKRLWPESDPWADLRRIPGDLTRIAAEAWRLALAGAGDRLRMGGVLVEPTGPVPEPLRTGRVRIRLLGYDEVRTAPRLPLHAWRRPPDLEMLRHGLTTPSELHPLVRAALYPDAPPAGGPPGPAAPKPVRVRCGGEWHEVRSRGGVLEVPHPASEGEPDPEPSVEGAGCSAVRRTWVTGYGRLPRGLRAERQDLFLRAAHGDTPGVVALLDAGVDPRVRDGSRRGLLHVLPGLDHEVLLPRLLAAGADLEARDDQRRTPLQRAVHCGGSVALVRALLEAGARIDVVDYKQRSLSQVIRLYRGGDLAFLRRRLDEEHPGLGAIGWDMSWDRRVAWARQLMADWPGTYGRSVPVDGPVTAWEGNRR, via the coding sequence GTGAGCGCGCCGGGTCCGGTACAGCTGAAGGGCGGGTTCGCGCCCGCGGACCGTTCGACCTGGCAGCGGATCCGCCGCTACGCCGTGCCCGGCTGGATGATCGAGCGGGTGACCGCGCACCGGCTGGTCGGGGACTGGCGCTCCGCCTGCGAGGCGGCCGGCGTGGACGTCACCTTCGATCTGCCGGGGCTCGCGGACCGCTACGGTGCCGCGGTCGAGCGGGCGGTGGCGGACGACCTGCGCCACTTCGCGCCGGACCTGCTGCGCTGGCACCTGCCCAGAGTGCTCGGCGGCCATTCGACGATCACCCCCGACCTGCGGATCGTCCTCGCGCACTACGGCGAGGACGGGCGGGTGCCCCGCGCCGCCGGCGCCCCGGTCCTCTCGGTCACCACCAGTCCGCTCATCGGCGGCCCCCAGCGCCTGCGGCTGCACTGCGAGCCGCTCCCGGAGGCGGAACCGCACGACGTCTGGATCTTCCGCTTCACGGTGGAGGACTGGACGACCGCCCGCCCGTACTGGGACGCCCGCCACAGCGCCGGGCTGTACGAACAGCTGGGCGGCGGCCCGGGATCCGGCGCGCACCGGCGGTTGCCCTTCCTGCGCGCCGACGGGACCGCCCTGGACGCCGGTGAACTGCCCGCGCAGGACCCGGGGGCCGGCGACCCCGTGCGGCGGGCCGAGTGGACGGCGCTGCTGCACGCGCGCGAGGACGCGGCCGGGGCCTTCGACAGCGCGGGGATCGAGGTCGACCTGACGCCGCCGCGCCTGAAGCGGTTGTGGCCCGAGTCGGATCCGTGGGCCGATCTGCGGCGCATCCCCGGTGACCTGACCCGGATCGCCGCCGAAGCGTGGAGGCTCGCGCTGGCCGGCGCGGGTGACCGGCTGCGGATGGGCGGCGTGCTGGTCGAGCCGACCGGCCCCGTGCCCGAACCGCTCCGGACCGGCCGGGTACGGATCCGCCTGCTCGGGTACGACGAGGTGCGCACGGCGCCGCGGCTCCCGCTGCACGCCTGGCGGCGCCCGCCCGACCTGGAGATGCTGCGCCACGGTCTGACCACCCCGTCCGAACTGCACCCGCTGGTCCGGGCCGCCCTGTACCCGGACGCACCGCCGGCCGGCGGTCCGCCGGGCCCGGCCGCGCCGAAGCCCGTACGGGTGCGGTGCGGGGGCGAGTGGCACGAGGTCCGCTCGCGCGGCGGCGTCCTGGAGGTTCCGCACCCGGCCTCGGAGGGGGAGCCGGATCCGGAGCCGTCCGTGGAGGGCGCCGGGTGCTCCGCCGTCCGCCGGACCTGGGTCACGGGGTACGGGCGGCTGCCGCGTGGGCTGCGCGCCGAGCGGCAGGACCTGTTCCTGCGGGCCGCGCACGGGGACACCCCCGGGGTGGTGGCGCTCCTCGATGCGGGCGTCGACCCCCGGGTCCGCGACGGTTCGCGGCGCGGGCTGCTGCACGTACTGCCCGGGCTCGACCACGAGGTGCTGCTGCCGCGGCTGCTGGCGGCCGGGGCCGACCTGGAGGCCCGGGACGACCAGCGGCGCACCCCGCTGCAGCGGGCCGTCCACTGCGGCGGCTCCGTCGCGCTGGTGCGCGCGCTGCTCGAGGCCGGTGCGCGGATCGACGTGGTGGACTACAAGCAGCGGTCGCTCTCCCAGGTGATCCGGCTCTACCGGGGCGGGGACCTGGCCTTCCTCAGGCGTCGGCTGGACGAGGAGCATCCGGGCCTCGGCGCCATCGGCTGGGACATGTCGTGGGACCGACGGGTGGCGTGGGCCCGGCAGCTGATGGCGGACTGGCCGGGAACGTACGGTCGTTCGGTTCCGGTGGACGGACCCGTGACAGCATGGGAGGGCAACAGACGCTAG
- a CDS encoding phosphatase PAP2 family protein, which yields MTSHTTPAEAGAGPGGRRPSRRRLIRELLLVAGLFAVYKCGRMLSTGRTDEAFRNAARVWDAERTLHLPGEGPVQSLLLHSDALVHTANTYYAAVHFPATVLFLVWLYVRRPTHYLWTRRVLAVLTGAALVLHLAFPLAPPRMLGAAHLIDTGQVYGPTVYGAAPAADTMANQFAAMPSLHFGWALMLALGMIAATSSRWRFLWLLHPLVTLLVVVGTANHYWLDAIVATLLLGAALLLVPRPAVRSVVAARSVPGQRRPGPSTTAAGAPGPAGTVDAAAPAVNAGTAEVVGAVR from the coding sequence ATGACCTCCCACACCACACCCGCCGAGGCCGGCGCGGGGCCGGGCGGCCGCCGTCCCAGCCGCCGCCGTCTCATACGTGAGCTGCTGCTCGTCGCGGGTCTCTTCGCCGTCTACAAGTGCGGCCGCATGCTCTCCACCGGCCGCACGGACGAGGCCTTCCGCAACGCCGCCCGGGTCTGGGACGCCGAGCGCACCCTGCACCTGCCCGGCGAGGGCCCGGTCCAGAGCCTGCTCCTGCACAGCGACGCCCTGGTCCACACCGCGAACACCTACTACGCGGCCGTGCACTTCCCCGCCACCGTGCTCTTCCTGGTCTGGCTCTACGTACGCCGTCCCACGCACTACCTCTGGACCCGCCGCGTCCTCGCGGTCCTCACCGGCGCGGCCCTCGTCCTCCACCTGGCCTTCCCCCTCGCGCCGCCGCGGATGCTGGGCGCCGCCCACCTCATCGACACCGGCCAGGTCTACGGTCCGACCGTCTACGGGGCCGCTCCGGCCGCCGACACCATGGCCAACCAGTTCGCCGCGATGCCCTCACTGCACTTCGGCTGGGCCCTGATGCTGGCCCTCGGCATGATCGCCGCCACCTCCTCCCGGTGGCGCTTCCTGTGGCTGCTGCACCCGCTGGTCACCCTGCTCGTGGTCGTCGGCACGGCCAACCACTACTGGCTCGACGCCATCGTCGCGACGCTGCTGCTCGGGGCCGCCCTGCTGCTGGTTCCGCGTCCGGCCGTCCGCTCGGTCGTCGCCGCGCGGAGCGTGCCCGGTCAGCGCCGGCCCGGCCCGTCCACCACGGCCGCGGGAGCCCCGGGTCCCGCGGGAACGGTCGACGCCGCGGCGCCCGCGGTGAACGCCGGGACCGCGGAAGTCGTAGGAGCGGTCCGGTGA
- a CDS encoding ABC transporter ATP-binding protein: protein MSFRHTAKSFGPVHAVAGLDLDIHRGETVALLGRNGAGKSTAISLLLGLDEPDAGSVRLFGESPGRAVRSGRVGAMLQEGRAVPRLTVRELVAFVARTYPAPMPVAEALGLAGLTDLAGRRADRLSGGQAQRVRFAVALAGNPELIVLDEPTAALDVEARRAFWVSMRAYARRGNTVLFSTHYLEEAEAHADRIVVVDRGRVVADDSGEGLRRAAGGSLVAFDLAGLPTEGLAGLPGVVAVEVRGERARLRTRDPDATVVALVGRGAVRNLEVTGASLEDAFLALTGSTAAAESAR from the coding sequence GTGAGCTTCCGGCACACCGCCAAGTCCTTCGGCCCCGTCCACGCCGTGGCCGGTCTGGACCTCGACATCCACCGCGGGGAGACGGTCGCCCTGCTCGGCCGCAACGGGGCCGGAAAGTCCACCGCCATCAGCCTGTTGCTCGGGCTGGACGAGCCCGACGCGGGCAGCGTGCGCCTCTTCGGCGAGAGCCCCGGGCGGGCGGTGCGCTCGGGCCGGGTCGGCGCGATGCTCCAGGAGGGGCGCGCCGTACCGCGGCTCACCGTGCGGGAGCTCGTCGCCTTCGTCGCCCGGACCTACCCCGCCCCGATGCCCGTCGCCGAGGCCCTGGGCCTGGCCGGGCTCACGGACCTGGCCGGCCGCCGTGCCGACCGGCTCTCCGGCGGCCAGGCCCAGCGCGTCCGCTTCGCGGTGGCCCTCGCGGGGAACCCGGAGCTGATCGTCCTCGACGAGCCGACCGCGGCCCTCGACGTGGAGGCCCGGCGCGCGTTCTGGGTGTCCATGCGGGCGTACGCCCGGCGCGGCAACACCGTCCTGTTCTCCACGCACTACCTGGAGGAGGCCGAGGCCCACGCCGACCGCATCGTGGTCGTGGACCGGGGCCGGGTCGTCGCCGACGACAGCGGTGAGGGGCTCAGGCGCGCCGCCGGCGGCTCCCTGGTCGCCTTCGACCTGGCCGGGCTGCCCACCGAGGGACTGGCCGGGCTGCCGGGGGTGGTCGCCGTAGAGGTGCGCGGGGAGCGCGCGAGACTGCGTACCCGGGACCCCGATGCCACCGTCGTCGCCCTCGTCGGCCGGGGGGCCGTGCGCAACCTGGAGGTCACGGGGGCCTCGCTCGAAGACGCCTTCCTCGCCCTGACCGGATCCACGGCCGCCGCGGAGAGTGCCAGGTGA
- a CDS encoding squalene/phytoene synthase family protein — protein sequence MPSWRTTLTTAGISGTRLRGDYTYAARRVLRREPAPYLALRLLAAPPLVPWLAAGLAFMNRVDDVAETGTPDQRAAALAELGTEVRRALETGESPDPLLRAYAHAVASRGLPAEWVFRFLDGAATAEAVFDGFASEAEFQAYLDAYAWPGVLVFTGLQYEGGPDAGQAAGWRRFVDAAQRVDFLADLAGDLSEGRLCIPRARLAEHSVTRADLEQARDTPAVRELLAAECGRARAALAAGQDIVDLTAPGLRAVASTMTELMGHQLTAVERAGAGALRKDVGYGFAAPLRTLARARVRGPRTAVRQ from the coding sequence ATGCCCAGCTGGCGCACCACGCTCACGACCGCCGGCATATCCGGCACCCGGCTCCGCGGCGACTACACCTACGCGGCCCGCAGGGTCCTGCGCCGGGAGCCCGCTCCCTACCTCGCCCTGCGCCTGCTCGCCGCGCCGCCCCTCGTGCCCTGGCTGGCGGCCGGACTCGCCTTCATGAACCGGGTCGACGACGTCGCCGAGACGGGAACCCCGGATCAGCGGGCGGCGGCTCTCGCGGAACTGGGCACCGAGGTGCGCCGGGCGTTGGAGACCGGGGAGAGCCCCGACCCGCTGCTGCGCGCCTACGCCCACGCCGTCGCCTCCCGCGGCCTGCCCGCCGAGTGGGTCTTCCGGTTCCTCGACGGCGCGGCCACCGCTGAGGCGGTCTTCGACGGCTTCGCCTCCGAGGCGGAGTTCCAGGCGTACCTCGACGCCTACGCCTGGCCCGGGGTGCTGGTCTTCACCGGCCTGCAGTACGAGGGTGGTCCCGACGCCGGACAGGCCGCCGGCTGGAGGCGGTTCGTGGACGCCGCCCAGCGGGTCGACTTCCTCGCCGACCTCGCCGGGGACCTCTCGGAGGGCCGGCTCTGCATTCCGCGCGCCCGCCTCGCCGAGCACTCCGTGACCCGGGCCGACCTCGAACAGGCCCGGGACACCCCGGCCGTAAGGGAGCTGCTGGCCGCTGAGTGCGGGCGGGCCCGTGCCGCGCTCGCCGCCGGGCAGGACATCGTGGACCTCACCGCACCGGGGCTGCGGGCGGTCGCCTCGACGATGACGGAACTCATGGGGCACCAGCTCACGGCAGTGGAGCGGGCCGGGGCCGGCGCCCTGCGCAAGGACGTCGGCTACGGCTTCGCGGCGCCGCTGCGCACCCTGGCACGTGCCCGGGTGCGCGGGCCGCGTACCGCCGTCCGGCAGTGA
- a CDS encoding sensor histidine kinase, with product MGTDPAPGGHPRGRPGGGRSEGEQRRFGPRGLNGGLTLLPWLLMGMGAFSNILQGRTPNPLVGGAGLLIFNSLYISVVFRAFDKCKREAASTRWSLVVMGLVTCGLALGYGGSWLLFFPLLGLATGAVLRGRPLGAAVLGLSVVGGAIAVYQDGWGAVGIIYGTFLSGMVTAAILALSETVRELRETRQELARAAVEQERLRFSRDLHDLLGHTLSVIVVKSEAARRLAPRDMDAALAQVADIESVGRQALVEIREAVTGYREASLAGELDRARGVLTAAGIEPVVRQSGPPLAPRTAALLGWVVRESVTNVIRHSGATGCEIEVRGAAGRVHLVITDDGAGGVGSSAPGDGLAGSGLTGLTERLAAAGGTLSSGPAPGRRGFRVTAELPVDEDLVGADGDGEGEGR from the coding sequence ATGGGCACGGACCCGGCCCCGGGCGGCCACCCCCGTGGCCGTCCCGGCGGCGGGCGGAGCGAAGGGGAGCAGCGGAGGTTCGGCCCGCGCGGACTGAACGGCGGGCTCACCCTGCTGCCCTGGCTCCTGATGGGCATGGGGGCCTTCTCCAACATCCTCCAGGGCCGGACCCCCAACCCGCTGGTCGGGGGCGCCGGTCTGCTGATCTTCAACTCCCTCTACATCAGCGTGGTGTTCCGCGCCTTCGACAAGTGCAAGCGGGAGGCCGCGAGCACCCGCTGGAGCCTCGTCGTGATGGGCCTGGTGACCTGCGGACTGGCTCTCGGCTACGGCGGCAGCTGGCTGCTGTTCTTCCCCCTGCTGGGCCTCGCCACCGGGGCGGTGCTGCGGGGCCGCCCGCTCGGGGCGGCCGTGCTCGGTCTCAGCGTCGTGGGCGGCGCGATCGCCGTGTACCAGGACGGGTGGGGGGCGGTCGGCATCATCTACGGGACGTTCCTGTCCGGCATGGTCACCGCGGCCATCCTCGCCCTGTCGGAAACGGTGCGGGAGCTGCGCGAGACCCGGCAGGAGCTGGCCCGGGCGGCCGTGGAACAGGAGCGGCTGCGCTTCTCGCGGGACCTGCACGATCTGCTCGGGCACACCCTGTCCGTGATCGTCGTGAAGTCGGAAGCGGCCCGCCGGCTCGCGCCCCGCGACATGGACGCGGCGCTCGCACAGGTCGCCGACATCGAATCGGTCGGCCGGCAGGCCCTCGTCGAGATCCGGGAGGCCGTCACCGGCTACCGGGAGGCCAGCCTGGCGGGCGAACTCGACCGGGCCCGCGGTGTCCTGACCGCCGCCGGGATCGAGCCCGTCGTACGGCAGTCCGGGCCGCCGCTGGCGCCGCGGACCGCGGCGCTGCTGGGGTGGGTGGTGCGCGAGTCCGTGACCAACGTGATCCGGCACAGCGGTGCGACCGGCTGCGAGATCGAGGTGCGCGGCGCCGCCGGGCGGGTCCACCTGGTGATCACCGATGACGGGGCCGGCGGCGTAGGCTCGAGCGCGCCGGGCGACGGCCTGGCGGGCAGCGGTCTGACCGGTCTGACCGAGCGGCTCGCGGCGGCCGGCGGTACCCTCTCCAGCGGCCCGGCGCCGGGCCGTCGCGGATTCCGGGTCACCGCCGAACTCCCGGTGGACGAAGACCTCGTAGGGGCGGACGGGGACGGGGAAGGGGAAGGCAGATGA
- a CDS encoding ABC transporter permease produces the protein MVAAYVRLEVRRALRDTGFVYFGIGMPVVMYLLFTNLGANVPEWRTASMVAMAAYGALGSALSTGTGIAEDKGAGWLRQLRVTPMTPRQVVTGRALTGSVIVLPAIAAVLAAGALVNGVRLGAWQWAAVALALWLGALPFTLLGMGNGYRLSAQTTGLVNVACNLLLSVVGGLWFPVELFPHWLRTLSALTPTHRFAEIGQSLAAGAAPGAAAAAVIGGWALLFGAYAVLSYRRSARTV, from the coding sequence ATCGTCGCCGCGTACGTCCGGCTCGAAGTGCGCCGCGCGCTGCGCGACACCGGATTCGTCTACTTCGGCATCGGCATGCCGGTGGTGATGTACCTGCTCTTCACCAACCTCGGCGCCAACGTCCCCGAGTGGAGGACCGCCTCCATGGTCGCGATGGCCGCCTACGGGGCCCTGGGTTCAGCCCTCTCGACCGGCACCGGCATCGCGGAGGACAAGGGCGCCGGCTGGCTGCGCCAGCTCCGCGTCACCCCGATGACCCCGCGCCAGGTGGTGACCGGCCGGGCGCTGACCGGCTCGGTGATCGTGCTGCCCGCCATCGCCGCCGTCCTCGCGGCGGGCGCGCTCGTCAACGGGGTCCGCCTCGGGGCCTGGCAGTGGGCGGCCGTCGCGCTCGCGCTCTGGCTCGGCGCCCTGCCCTTCACCCTGCTGGGCATGGGCAACGGCTACCGGCTCTCCGCCCAGACCACCGGCCTCGTCAACGTCGCCTGCAACCTGCTGCTCTCCGTCGTCGGCGGCCTCTGGTTCCCGGTCGAGCTGTTCCCGCACTGGCTGCGGACCCTCTCCGCCCTCACCCCGACCCACCGCTTCGCGGAGATCGGGCAGTCCCTCGCGGCGGGCGCGGCTCCCGGTGCCGCGGCGGCGGCCGTGATCGGTGGATGGGCCCTGCTGTTCGGCGCGTACGCGGTCCTCTCGTACCGCCGGTCGGCGAGGACGGTGTAG
- a CDS encoding TetR/AcrR family transcriptional regulator, whose translation MTSPTPEAAPAPARRSKITPERERQFYDAVLEQLREDGYEALTMEKIAARASCGKSTLYRQWKTKPQLVAAALRADRRGTLAAVDTGTLAGDLREAARIAACTSGRDTRLTQALGVAVLSDEELKAALREALVEPELAAFDAIVERAVARGEISSGHPAVEFLPAQLMGVLRIRPVLEGRYADSEYLVRFVDACLLPALGVAPQASAHTP comes from the coding sequence ATGACGTCGCCGACGCCGGAAGCCGCCCCGGCCCCCGCGCGCCGCTCCAAGATCACCCCGGAGCGGGAGCGGCAGTTCTACGACGCCGTCCTCGAGCAGCTGCGCGAGGACGGCTACGAGGCGCTGACCATGGAGAAGATCGCCGCGCGGGCCAGCTGCGGCAAGTCCACGCTCTACCGGCAGTGGAAGACCAAACCGCAGCTCGTCGCCGCCGCCCTGCGCGCGGACCGGCGCGGGACGCTGGCGGCGGTGGACACCGGGACCCTGGCGGGAGACCTGCGCGAGGCGGCCAGGATCGCGGCCTGCACCTCGGGGCGCGACACCCGCCTGACGCAAGCCCTCGGAGTGGCGGTGCTCAGCGACGAGGAGCTGAAGGCGGCCCTGCGCGAGGCGCTGGTGGAGCCCGAGTTGGCGGCGTTCGACGCCATCGTGGAACGGGCCGTGGCGCGGGGCGAGATCTCATCGGGGCATCCGGCGGTGGAGTTCCTGCCGGCGCAGCTCATGGGCGTGCTGCGGATCCGGCCCGTGCTGGAGGGGCGCTACGCCGACTCCGAATACCTCGTACGGTTCGTCGACGCCTGCCTGCTGCCGGCGCTGGGCGTGGCCCCGCAGGCCTCCGCGCACACCCCCTGA
- a CDS encoding TerD family protein, which translates to MSGVRKGLAKVEIALKWDPSPAGAPVHDLDILAGVYAAADPYGEPVHLVHFGSRSPDGTITLNRDSRTGQGLGFDEVMTLELDRIAPELTRVVVGVMIQQQAGEGPTLTFGDVARTGLRIREGYTDLAVDDFAGVATASAVTIAEFTRDASGVWSLDPEVRGFDSGPEEFARAMGAARG; encoded by the coding sequence GTGAGCGGAGTACGCAAGGGCCTGGCCAAGGTGGAGATCGCGCTGAAGTGGGATCCCAGCCCGGCGGGCGCGCCCGTCCACGACCTCGACATACTGGCCGGGGTCTACGCCGCCGCCGATCCGTACGGGGAGCCCGTCCACCTCGTGCACTTCGGCAGCCGCTCCCCCGACGGCACCATCACGCTGAACCGGGACAGCCGGACCGGTCAGGGGCTCGGCTTCGACGAGGTCATGACCCTCGAACTCGACCGCATCGCCCCGGAGCTGACCCGTGTGGTGGTGGGCGTGATGATCCAGCAGCAGGCGGGCGAGGGCCCGACGCTGACCTTCGGCGACGTCGCGAGGACCGGGCTGCGCATCCGGGAGGGGTACACCGACCTCGCCGTGGACGACTTCGCGGGCGTCGCGACCGCGAGCGCCGTCACGATCGCGGAGTTCACCCGCGACGCCTCGGGCGTCTGGTCACTGGACCCGGAAGTACGGGGCTTCGACTCCGGCCCGGAGGAGTTCGCCCGGGCGATGGGCGCGGCCCGCGGCTGA
- a CDS encoding serine/threonine-protein kinase: MESSEAGRRLIDGRFELVGPLGSGGMGTVWRARDIALHRDVALKEVRPPDPATAAAQPDLAVQLRERAVREARALARLAHPNVVTIHHIVEPAEGSGGHPWIVMELVGGGSLHDRLADGPMPVADVLRLGLDVLSALRAAHAEGVLHRDVKPANVLLRPDGSAVLTDFGIAALHGSTALTSTGVLIGSPEYIAPERARGEEGLAASDLWSLGMLLYVASEGVHPLRRATSLATVVAVLDEPIPATVRSGPLGPVLERLLVRDLAARPGAEELEALLRSASSALGGSTPVVPLVALGNFGPVTPGPGSVPALPTAAPTPFVPGAGNPYSSTVPVPAPVPSGPRRRRPALLAGLLAVVLAAGVAGFVHWMPDGNAGTDTGAGSGTGGGAKSSVTPSVSTPVSPAQGSPVASTPTPKASTPKTAPPKGSLIDPAGIRTAVEALKEQAGTTTFVNMRVYDEYVLADIPTAPGARTVDAWQYRGGAAKRTGPAGLVKEGDELMDMAAIDWDRLPALMDQAKQELAVAIPSSRYLNVSPWSGGPAIRPYISDPYGQGGYVLADTDFKIKKVYKS, translated from the coding sequence ATGGAGAGCAGTGAGGCCGGCAGACGGTTGATCGACGGGCGTTTCGAACTGGTGGGGCCCCTGGGCAGTGGCGGGATGGGGACGGTGTGGCGTGCCCGGGACATCGCGCTGCACCGGGACGTAGCGCTCAAGGAGGTGCGGCCGCCCGACCCGGCCACCGCCGCCGCCCAGCCCGACCTCGCCGTCCAGCTGCGCGAGCGGGCGGTCCGCGAAGCCCGGGCCCTCGCCCGCCTCGCGCATCCGAACGTGGTCACGATCCACCACATCGTGGAGCCCGCGGAAGGCTCCGGCGGCCATCCGTGGATCGTGATGGAGCTGGTCGGCGGCGGTTCCCTGCACGACCGCCTGGCCGACGGGCCGATGCCGGTGGCCGACGTCCTGAGGCTCGGCCTCGACGTGCTCTCGGCGCTGCGCGCCGCCCACGCGGAGGGGGTGCTGCACCGGGACGTGAAACCGGCCAACGTCCTCCTGAGGCCCGACGGCTCCGCGGTGCTCACGGACTTCGGGATCGCTGCGCTGCACGGTTCCACCGCGCTGACCTCGACGGGCGTGCTGATCGGGTCACCGGAGTACATCGCGCCCGAGCGGGCCCGCGGTGAGGAGGGACTGGCCGCCTCCGACCTGTGGTCGCTCGGCATGCTGCTGTACGTGGCCTCGGAGGGGGTGCACCCGCTGCGCCGGGCCACCAGCCTGGCCACCGTGGTCGCGGTGCTCGACGAGCCGATCCCGGCGACGGTACGGTCCGGGCCGCTGGGGCCCGTACTGGAACGGCTGCTGGTACGGGACCTCGCCGCGCGGCCCGGCGCCGAGGAGTTGGAAGCGCTGCTCCGGAGTGCGAGCAGTGCTCTCGGAGGGTCCACCCCGGTGGTACCCCTGGTCGCCCTCGGGAACTTCGGCCCCGTGACCCCGGGACCCGGGTCGGTCCCCGCCTTGCCGACCGCCGCCCCCACGCCGTTCGTTCCGGGTGCCGGCAACCCGTACTCGTCGACCGTGCCCGTGCCCGCTCCCGTACCGTCAGGCCCGCGCCGCCGCCGTCCGGCGCTGCTCGCCGGGCTCCTCGCGGTGGTCCTGGCCGCCGGAGTGGCCGGCTTCGTGCACTGGATGCCCGACGGGAACGCCGGCACCGACACCGGCGCGGGCAGTGGTACGGGCGGTGGTGCGAAGTCCTCCGTCACCCCGTCGGTGTCCACCCCGGTCTCCCCGGCCCAGGGCAGCCCCGTGGCATCCACCCCCACCCCGAAGGCGAGCACGCCGAAGACCGCCCCGCCCAAGGGCAGCCTGATCGACCCGGCCGGGATCCGTACCGCCGTCGAGGCGCTCAAGGAGCAGGCGGGGACCACCACCTTCGTCAACATGCGGGTCTACGACGAGTACGTGCTCGCCGACATCCCCACCGCCCCCGGGGCCAGGACCGTCGACGCCTGGCAGTACCGGGGCGGCGCGGCCAAGCGCACCGGCCCGGCCGGACTCGTGAAGGAGGGGGACGAGCTCATGGACATGGCCGCGATCGACTGGGACCGCCTTCCCGCCCTGATGGACCAGGCCAAGCAGGAGCTCGCCGTCGCGATCCCGAGCTCGCGCTACCTCAACGTCTCCCCCTGGTCCGGCGGCCCGGCGATCCGCCCGTACATCAGCGACCCGTACGGTCAGGGCGGCTACGTCCTCGCGGACACCGACTTCAAGATCAAGAAGGTCTACAAGAGCTGA
- a CDS encoding response regulator transcription factor, translating to MIRLLLAEDQGMMRGALALLLGLEEDIEVVAQVGAGDEIVPAALATRPDVALLDIELPGRSGLDAAADLRRQCPGCRVLILTTFGRPGYLRRAMDAGAAGFLVKDGPVEELAAAVRRVLAGETVIDPALAAAALSAGPNPLTPREVDVLTASVDGATVADIAAKIHLSESTVRNYLSAAIGKTGTRNRMEAVRAARRQGWL from the coding sequence ATGATCAGGCTCCTGCTGGCCGAGGACCAAGGCATGATGCGCGGGGCCCTGGCCCTGCTGCTCGGGCTGGAGGAGGACATCGAGGTCGTGGCGCAGGTCGGCGCCGGGGACGAGATCGTGCCCGCCGCCCTGGCGACCCGCCCCGACGTGGCGCTGCTCGACATCGAGCTCCCCGGCCGCAGCGGGCTCGACGCGGCGGCGGACCTGCGCCGCCAGTGCCCCGGCTGCCGGGTGCTGATCCTGACCACGTTCGGCCGCCCCGGCTACCTGCGGCGGGCGATGGACGCGGGCGCCGCCGGCTTCCTGGTGAAGGACGGGCCGGTCGAGGAACTGGCGGCGGCCGTACGACGGGTGCTCGCGGGGGAGACCGTGATCGACCCCGCGCTCGCGGCCGCGGCCCTCAGCGCGGGCCCGAACCCGCTGACCCCGCGCGAGGTCGACGTCCTGACGGCCTCGGTCGACGGGGCCACCGTCGCCGACATCGCGGCGAAGATCCACCTGTCGGAGTCGACCGTACGGAACTACCTGTCCGCGGCGATCGGCAAGACCGGCACCCGCAACCGCATGGAAGCCGTCCGCGCTGCCCGCCGCCAGGGCTGGCTCTAG
- a CDS encoding GlsB/YeaQ/YmgE family stress response membrane protein, which produces MGIIGWIILGLLAGGIAKVLLPGRDPGGLIGTTLIGIAGAFIGGWLSAKFLGRSIQNDFFDLATWGSAIAGSLVLLVAYRLLFGNSRN; this is translated from the coding sequence ATGGGCATCATCGGCTGGATCATCCTTGGACTGCTCGCGGGCGGAATCGCCAAGGTCCTGCTGCCCGGCCGGGACCCCGGCGGCCTGATCGGTACCACCCTCATCGGCATCGCCGGCGCCTTCATCGGCGGCTGGCTCTCGGCGAAATTCCTGGGCCGGTCGATCCAGAACGACTTCTTCGACCTCGCGACCTGGGGCTCCGCCATCGCGGGCTCCCTGGTGCTGCTCGTCGCCTACCGGCTCCTGTTCGGCAACTCCCGCAACTGA